Genomic window (Alnus glutinosa chromosome 9, dhAlnGlut1.1, whole genome shotgun sequence):
ACAGAAgaacgcttaactgtggagttctgatagattcatagacatcacgactttaaaacgcgttgtgtcaagaattgtgcaaatatacatataagcacatccccattcccataTCTCGACGATGTAGGACGttacaatcaccccctcttgggatCCAGCCTCCCTGTTGGTGACTTTCATGGGATCCCCCTATTTGTGGCGTTCCAACGAGTGCTCACTGGCGACCCTCataggcttgtgcacgctcccccatctcaggctgggcaatgactctaacaccatttgtaatgacctagagaaaagcgctagccacatttgtgccatcaccccaaaatgactagtcaattttaAGCTTTACTAGAATCCCATATGAAGCttaatttcacctagtaactaggcaatgtgggacttaacactcatgactatctcttataaaccactcactctatgtgagctattcatttcTTCCTAATACGAGACACTTCAACccttacaaatggtatcagagccacctaatAACGCCACCTAGTAAtcacatgacctggcgttactaggtggctctgatgccatttgtaacgatccacccccaacgacacaatattgtatGCTTTTAACTCTCTCGAATCAGAATTTCCAAAATGTCACCCATCCTAATACTACTCTCACAGAAGTATGTTTAACtgtagagttctgataggtttatggtcatcacggctttaaaacgcgttgtgtcaagaatgatgcaaatatacatataagcacatctcatTTCCTatacccaggcgatgtgggacgtcacaactAATGTTGGAAGTAACATTTCATGTAAAACTATATTCATTAAACTTGCATGCAGAACTCATACTAGAAACAATGAATTGAAAACTGAAATGCTTGTTAGGTGTACCAGTCCTTATTCTTTATAGCTGATGCCGATCTTATGACCTTGATTGACCCTGGGTTGTCGAGAGTACTCACCCTCACGACCTTCAGTGCTTGCCAAAGATACTCACTCCCTTGATCTTTGGTGTTTGTCAAAGGTACTCACCCCCTTAATCCTTAGTGTTAAGTTATGTTTGGGTATCATACACAActcaattttttctctttttttttttagaaattatgtTTGGCTCCAATTCATCTTCTTTTCAACCAAACTCAAACTTTTTTcaacccaatatatatatatatatataaagaaccaccccaatttttgtaaatatatttattttaaatatattcaatttaattcatcTTCCCAAACATAATTTCTACACTTTTTTCCTCTGTATTCATAATTTTGAGTAAAGctcaaaagaatataaaaaaattcgcacatacaaatgtctcaaacttcCTTATTGAATTTAACAtgtgttctctttcttttccttatttatgAATTTTCACTTAAAACCTTTTACCTTAAAATTgcttaaaaattatatctaaACTTCTCTTGAAAATGTTATCCCAAagctattttttacttttaacttatgtttctttatatattattgaaatCCTTCTTAAAACTGATATTGAAAACTTTCTTAAATTTCTTTTCTACCAGTCATAAAATCATTTGAGAAGATAATATCATGCAAAACTATGTAAAACAATTAAGGGCTCATgtcataagaaaataacataTACTTTAAAACTACACATGCTTACTTATCAAACACATTTCATCAAAAGTAATTTTATGACTATTGAAAGGGGGTTAATTTACTTGTCTAGCTTAAATCTTGATTATTGGGCCTCCGTGACGTTTCATTTAAAATCCGCAAATTGGATTAGTATAGTTAGTTGTGGTTTAACTTTTAAATCCTATACCTTATTTCATAGCTAAGCATCCCCTAGTTTCCATTTAGCATTTCTCACTTACTTTAAAACTAGGCTAAGTTAACATTAAAGCCATAAGCTCTACCTTGAGTTTAACCCTCTTCGATATGCTCCATATGATCAACTACAAGTTATTGCACTATTAACTACGGTTTACACTTATTGAAACCCTATACCTTCGCTTTAAACCctaaaatttctctctctctctttggaaAGAAACTTGTTTTCCAACTATGGACAGTCTTGTTCGAACATGGTGCGAATGCGGGTTTGAACGGGAAACTCGGTGGCAATTGCGTTTGAATGACATGCGATCGAGGCATTCATGATCATTATGTGCTTGATGTGTTTGAACAAGTTTAGATTGTAGTTGCGATCGAGGCATTTGAGGGGTGACTTGTTCgaacataaaccctaacctttgaATGGAAACCAACTGAAACTAAATCTTCTTCAAAACCTATTTTCAACTACACAATATCTTCTTTCCCTTCACATCATACCAAACAACCAATACACACCATCAAAACATCCGCTACATCAGAAAAACCTAATCTTTTTCTACAAATCCTAATATTCAcacttctctcattttctcaaaaCTACAACACAACAACAATGAACACAGTATCAACATTCAATGGAATAACCCCAATCCCAAACGTACCATAATCAACTCCAAAATCACAAACCGCTACACAAAACAAACCTTGAACAtttaataccaaaaaataaCCAAAGCCTCACTTAAATCTTCATACTAAAACCTCAAAACTACAACACAACACCAATGACATGTGAAGACACAcactctctctatctctctctctatctcagaatatataattatatagcaGAATTTTGAAGCGATGGAAGATAGACAACACAAAATAAGAGAAGTATGGAGTAGAGTTTGAGCGTTTTGGTAGAGGTAGTACAAGGGTCTCAAATCTCACGAGTCATTTTGTATGATTAATTTATTGTGTTCTTTCAATCAAATTTCTCTTAGTTATATGATTGATGATAATTTATTAAATGTTCATTCGGGCTTAGCAAGGCCCATTTACTCTTAAGTTGGGTTGTGTTCATCAGCCAATGAGGATTAGTGCCAATATGTTAGCCCCCTCTCCCATGAGAGTCACCGATTGATGGTCCCCAACTAGACGAATGGATTGCAAGGATACTACCAACAACTACCCATTATGATAAACAATAGGACCATTTTGACGATTGTGCTGAGTGAAATGTTTGCCGACCATTACCCATGTCATGACAACTCCGTCTGCCACACAATTAGCTAGGTGGGGCAGTTTGTACTGTGATGTCGGATGCTCAAGCGGGGTAGTTCGTACTAACATGATGTTGGATGCCCAAGGGCAAGCAACCTGTCTGTATCAAAGCTTTTTCTCTCAAGAATCTCTTGCTAAGTTAAGCATCAAAGTATTCATTGCCGGCACCTCTGACGAGTCACCCTTGCCTATTTTTTGTCTTTACAGGTCTTCTTTACTGAAATATCGACATGCAGTCAACTATACTAATTAACAATGTTAAAAAAGCATCactaagttttgttttttagttaacatttaaacaaaaatagcTGAAAACTATCTATGGAACAATTCTTTGAAGACTCTCATGTAATACCaattagagtttttatttttatttttatttttttattttctaattgaatacCAATTAGAGTTGATTGCTTAATAACATGGATCATCGTGTATGTTTGTTAAATTGTTTTGGaagatattttttgtttttttatttgaaatacaAAGTATCTTCGTAAATGTGATACtttatttgtgttttgatttttgttttttttttttgttaatgtcTTTAACTTGAAAGcataagacaaaaacaaaaaaacaaattcgtTAACAAACATAGCCTAGTTACAGTTAGAATTTTTTAAGTTCGCTTATAATCGACGAACATCAACAATATTTACCAACTAACTTCTCATGATTTGGGTTCTAGCTAGTCAAGTCATTACAAAATGGCTTTTAGacctatttatatataataagtaGAACATTTAAATCTATTTATTTGTAGATCAGCTGGTTTAATGAATTAAGTTTAAAATCTTTGTGGGCTAGCTCTTCACAGATGTTTATTTATATCACTTGTATCCTTAGATTCCAGGTATTAATGTTAGACGGTGCATTTTTGGGTGcttatttattaatcttttggAAAATTTGTTAGGATTAAACCGTACTGCTGctaatcttatttatttattcaaatattcTCTTAACGATGATTCAAATATTCTGTTAATAAAGGTCACATGCATGGCATGGAGATGGTAATTTCCTTGAATTTGTTGTTAATGTTCACATTTCACAAACAAAGACTTAATTagatgcttatatgtatatatgcatgtgcATGTGTTTGTATTAGGGCTAATTTTGACTAGTCAAAATCAGATATGTACTcctataattaattaacaatttataacTTAGATGCAGACGAACATACATCATGACTTCTCTTTAAgaatacacatttttttttttttttttaattattattttttaataaaaactagaTGGTTGCATGTGGATGGATGTATATCTAAACCTCCAATGTAATACTTACCCATTTGATTGTTTTCCAAACCATACAGCCTACAGGCACTTGGAGGTATATTTGGGTATATATGGTAGCTAGTACTATATATATGAAACTATAATATAAATTCATATGAGAGAAAATGTTTGGAGTACTacaatttcttacaaactgatgtaGTATTACGTAGTCCATGTAGCATTGCATGCACATTAGtcataatcaaatttaattgtttaatgttGATGTAGTAAGTGTTATGTGGACTGCCACTAAGAGATGTGTGATTGAAAAAGTTAATTATAGTaaggatgatttttttttatgagcttATTATTTTGGAGGATTTAGGTTGAAGGGTAAGACTATTTTCTGATAAATCTCAGAGTAAGAGTACTTACCCATAAGAGAGGGTGTAGggaaataacaaaatttaatggagaaatattattttccaaaataatattCCATGAGAAACAATTTAAGATTGATCACGTCACGTACTTGCACATTAgataatttaatatgaaatagaaaaagatgGTTTGGATGGTAAACGGTCGTCTTCTTGACCCTGCAGGGGTATCTTTCAatgaataatttatttataacatatttatgttGTTCATACCATGTGAATTATGGGAAAAATATACCATTTAATATTCAGTCCTATACCTAGAGCCGTAAATCGTTCTAATATGAACATGTCTGTAATATCTATGGACCATATATGGGGCattagttattatatataatcaaGAGTTTTGTTGGGGtattaaaacttttattataagTCTTTTACAATTTAATCCGACAGTTTACGTGATCACACTTACCATATGATCAGCTACTAATCAATTCAATTTAAGTGTgatttgtgtttgatgtggtagTTCTTAGGTGGACtgtcatgtcagtttgtaagtTTACGTAACATTTATCACATCAGTTAGAATTTGTAACTGAGTCGTAGAAAAATCTATTCTACtccaaagagaaagagagagtattttaatttgtaatagGAGCATCGATCAATTGCCTCAATATCCCATCTTTTACAATCATACTCCCAAATGTTATCTGGTAGCTGTAAAAATCATTATTCgatgaaataacaaatgaaagtaCACTTAGCATCTAATGATAGTTTTTATTGGACGTTAGGGAGTAAGCATTTGAAAGTGAACCCTTGAGAATccatgtagcatttttcattacAATTTGTCACATTATATCAAGGAGCCTTGTATGCAGtaatttatgtttaaattattgaaaataatgGTGTCTATTTTGCAGAACAATGGTGACAGTCCTGCACATGAGAACCAGCTAACCACTGTCCTCCGATCCCACACCCTTCTAAATATGTGTGATCTTCAAGTTTATAATGGAGCACCGTACGTACAAGCGTGATGGATCTCCACAACCAGGAAAATTCAACAACAGGAAATTATATGTTGTGAGAAACATAAATAGATCAGAACTCACAGAAGCAGCCAATGACGTGGTGCCACGATGGCAGAAAGTACTGCTGGACACACTGCAATTAACCTCAAACGACCACATGCGAACCGCTATAAGTAAGCATAAAGCATATATGAATTGCCCCCACAACTCCTATCCTAACTTTCTCTCTGTCTacctcacacacacacacacacatacacgaaGAGATTAAGGCCAGGAGATCAGAAAACTGGTCAGAAGATCATCACCGACCACAGATATTGATCGATCAGCATTACATGGATGAGATATGGAAGCCATCAAAGAAGGAAGGTTCAACTACTAGCCATTCCAAGTCTCTATTTGCAAGGAGTTCTTCAATA
Coding sequences:
- the LOC133878116 gene encoding small polypeptide DEVIL 13, with protein sequence MEHRTYKRDGSPQPGKFNNRKLYVVRNINRSELTEAANDVVPRWQKVLLDTLQLTSNDHMRTAIKIKARRSENWSEDHHRPQILIDQHYMDEIWKPSKKEGSTTSHSKSLFARSSSIKSSSSKSLFTRSSSTRSSSSKSPLLRSFSQKGSSPKCPLPRSFSQKSSSNSISRKCSSLAKEQKARFYIMRRCVAMLVCWHKHGDS